TGTGACAGTAATGCGTTCAGTATGTAATAGCCGGCTTTGCTCCTGCGTTATGGCAGAGGATTATTACTGGGCGAGTGAGAAACGATTTAATTTTGGGAAAAATAGCTGGGTGTCAGTATTCCAAGACCTCATGCACTTGGGTGATGTGGCTTCTTCGGAGCGCGTATGACTCCTTTCCAGAGTGACTCCCTGCAGTGCGAATTGCGGCTATTTGTTGCGGGTGATACCAACAACTCCTTAGAGGCTATCGCTAATCTGAGGGCCTTGTGCGAGGAATACTTGCCAAGTCGCTACACCATCGAAATCGTGGATGTGATGCAGGAGCCTGCCCGAGCGATTGCCGATGGGGTTTTTATGACGCCGACCTTGCTCAAGCTAGGACCGCGTCCCCTGCGGCGAGTTGTGGGTAGATTGGCACGAAGCTCAGATGTGCTGCAGGCATTGGGTTTGACGCTTAACGACAGGCCGATACTGTCCAGCGCGGACGCTGAAACCGCTAAGTTGATAGCAACGCTGGATGAGGCCGGTCGGCGTTTAGAAGAACTTACCGGTGGTGAAGTCGATGCAGTCCTTAGACGCGATGGCAAGCCGCTTTTACTATTAAGCGCCCAAGCGGAGTTGCGCCACCGCGAAGCGGCAAGACAAACTGCCATCCTCAATGCCCTACCTGCTCATATTGCATTGATCGATAATCAGGGTGTTATTGTGTCTTTTAACCATGCTTGGCAGAAATTTGCCGAGTTAAATGGCCTGGCTTCCCCTGGGTATGGCGTTGGAATTAACTATCTGGAGGCTTGCGACAAGGCGGGCGAGGGCAGTGAGGCGGCCGAGGGCATTCGCTCAGTACTGGCAGGACATTCGAGAAGCTTTTCCATTGAGTATCCCTGTCATTCCCCGACGGAACAGCGCTGGTTCCTGATGACTGTGACGCCCTCTAATCACGATGCCAAGAACGGTGCCGTGATCATGCATCTAAACATAAGCGATCGCACCGAGGCGGAGATCGGTATGCAGCGCTTGCAGCGGGTCTACGCGGTTCTAAGTGAGATTAATGAGTTGATCGTTCGCGTGCCCAACCGCGATGAACTCTTCCGTGAGGCATGTCGGATAGCGGTCGAAACTGGCGGGGTTTGCATGACGATGATAGGCATTGTCGATCAAGCCACTGACACTGTCGTTCCGGTCGCCTCGGTAGGCGTAGAAGATAAATTACTAAGGGACATCAGGAGCCTACTATCCTCAGATGAGAAAGCGTCGACGACGATGATTGCGAAAGCGGTCCGCGACAAGACGGCGATCGTATCCAACGATTTGAGTGACGACCCGCGGGCGCTGCTCCGGGATCTATATACCGAGGCGGGAGTGCACTCGGTGGCGGTTCTTCCCTTGATTGTGTCGGGGCAAGTGGCGGGGGTGTTGGGCCTATACGCAGGGGAAAAGGATTTCTTCCACGAAGAAGAGATGCTGCTGCTGAGCAAACTGGCCGATGACGTTGCGTTTGCAATCGACCACCTCGAAAGGCAAGAGCGGCTCGACCATCTCGCGTCCTACGACCAGCTTACGGGACTAGCAAATCACCATCTGTTCCTTGAACGTCTTGAGCAATTTACGCGTGGTGCTGCCGACAGTGGCCACCGCTTAGCACTGATCCTAATTGACCTAGAACGCTTCAAGAATATTAACGACAGCCTCGGGCGAGCGGCGGGCGATGTACTTCTGCAACAGGTCGCCGAGTGGCTTACCCAGCACATTGATGATGTACATCGGCTTGCCCGGGTCGGCGTTGACCAGTTCGCTGTGGTGCTGCGTGAAGAAGGGCGGGTCGGTGATGTTGTACGCCAGTTGGAAGCGGTGATCGAGGCCTTTCTTCTCCATCCCTTCAAGCTCAAGCCCTCTGTATATCGGATCGCGGCAAAGTTCGGTGTAGCAATGTTTCCAGAGGATGGCGCCGACGCGGCCACTCTCGTCAAGAACGCTGAAGCGGCTTTGAAGAAGGCCAAGGTGGAAGGTCATCGGCATCTTTTCTATACGCAGAAGATGACCGACACTGTGGCGCAGCGCCTGAATCTCGAAAACCAGTTGCGCCAAGCGCTGGATAAGAACGAATTCGTACTGCACTACCAGCCTAAGGTGAATCTTGCTAGCGGCGAGATCACGGGCGTGGAAGCCTTGATCCGCTGGA
This portion of the Zhongshania sp. R06B22 genome encodes:
- a CDS encoding EAL domain-containing protein, which gives rise to MTPFQSDSLQCELRLFVAGDTNNSLEAIANLRALCEEYLPSRYTIEIVDVMQEPARAIADGVFMTPTLLKLGPRPLRRVVGRLARSSDVLQALGLTLNDRPILSSADAETAKLIATLDEAGRRLEELTGGEVDAVLRRDGKPLLLLSAQAELRHREAARQTAILNALPAHIALIDNQGVIVSFNHAWQKFAELNGLASPGYGVGINYLEACDKAGEGSEAAEGIRSVLAGHSRSFSIEYPCHSPTEQRWFLMTVTPSNHDAKNGAVIMHLNISDRTEAEIGMQRLQRVYAVLSEINELIVRVPNRDELFREACRIAVETGGVCMTMIGIVDQATDTVVPVASVGVEDKLLRDIRSLLSSDEKASTTMIAKAVRDKTAIVSNDLSDDPRALLRDLYTEAGVHSVAVLPLIVSGQVAGVLGLYAGEKDFFHEEEMLLLSKLADDVAFAIDHLERQERLDHLASYDQLTGLANHHLFLERLEQFTRGAADSGHRLALILIDLERFKNINDSLGRAAGDVLLQQVAEWLTQHIDDVHRLARVGVDQFAVVLREEGRVGDVVRQLEAVIEAFLLHPFKLKPSVYRIAAKFGVAMFPEDGADAATLVKNAEAALKKAKVEGHRHLFYTQKMTDTVAQRLNLENQLRQALDKNEFVLHYQPKVNLASGEITGVEALIRWNDPLTGLVLPDSFISILEETGLIYDVGLWALHQALQDFLRWRAAGLNAVRIAVNVSPLQMRHPGFAAAIEQIVAIDPRAAQGLELEITEGMVMADMKQAISSLHAIRALGISIAIDDFGTGYSSLGYLSKLPVDTLKIDRMFIADMVTDPQGLSLVSTIINLAHSLQLKVVAEGVETEEQSRLLRLLKCDQIQGYLFSKPLAVEVLEETFLRRLG